The genomic interval GCGGGCACAATACCCGAGGTACTGATGGTCACCCGGTACTTTGAGAGCATATAAGCAAGGTCGTCCTGCATTATGTCCATGGCGCTGACCACGGCATCAAAATTGGCCAAGGGTTCACCCATTCCCATCAACACCACATTGGTAAGGGGTTTGCCCAGCTCTCGTGTCGCCACCCAAACCTGACCTATGATCTCGGCCACTGTCAGATTACGATTGAAGCCCTGCTGGGCGGTCGAGCAGAAACTGCAGTCGAGGGAACAACCTACCTGAGAGGAGACACAGAGGGTATTGCGGCCATCATCCGGGATCAGTACTGACTCAATGCGGTTGCCACAGTTGAGTTCCAACACCCACTTGTGGGTACCGTCACTCGCCGGCTGATCGAAAACGATCTCAGGCACCCGCACCTCGGCCACCTCCTGCAGTTGGGCTCGCAGCTTCTTCGACAGATCGGTCATAGCGTCAAAATCGGTCACTCCGTGCTTGTGAATCCACTTCAGCACATTACGACCGTGAAACGGCTTCGAACCCAACTCTACGAAGAGCGCTTCGATCGCCTTGCGATCAAGGCCCAGCAGATTAATTTTCTCTTCCACTGACAATTTCTACCTCAGCGGGTGCGTCCACAGACGCCTTCAGGGAAGAAAAAGTCGATCTCCACCTTGGCGGTTTCAGGTGCATCAGAGCCGTGTACGGCATTCTCATCCACGGTCTCGGCGAAATCGGCACGAATAGTACCTGTAGCGGCTTCCTGAGGGTTGGTGGCACCCATCACTTCACGATTTTTGGCAATAGCGCCTTCACCTTCCAGTACCTGCACCATCACTGGCCCGGATGTCATGAAGTCGACCAGCTCACCGTAAAATGGACGCTCCTTGTGAACGGCATAAAACTCCCCTGCCTGCTCACGAGTAAGATGCAACATCTTCGAGGCAACAATCTTCAATCCCGCTTTTTCGAAGCGGTTATAGATCTCTCCAATGACGTTTTTTGCCACCGCATCGGGCTTGACGATGGAAAAAGTACGCTCTAGCGCCATTTAGTTTAACTCCATGAAATTCAAACAATAAAACAACACTGCACCGCCATTTTCGGCAGCACAGCAGACAATAGTGGCGGCGGTTAATCCGCCTCTGCAAAGGAGAGCAGGGAGAAGTTTACACCGCAGAAACAGCCGGACCGGTTAAAAAAACGAGGCGCTTTCTGTTTTCCACTTACAAAACCGGAGGTTAGTTTACCTCGCGACGGAGAGGGCGGCAATTCTTAAGGACTCACACCCGGCGTTTGACATCCAGTATATCCGGGAACTGTGCCATCTTGTCGATAATTCGGCTCAGCTGCTTCATATCACTGATCTCGACGGTAAAACGCATGGTTGCACGGTCAGTCTTACGGTTAGACTGGGTGTTCACCCCGATCACATCCACCTCTTCATTGGTAAGGACAGATGAAAGGTCCCGCAACAACCCCTTACGATCACCGGCGATCACCTGAATGTCCACTGGATAGGTCGTCTCTTCCTGCTGATCCGCCCACACCACAGAGGCCAGCCTACCCTGATCTTTCTCGTTAAGGTTATGGATCATTGAGCAATCCCTGCGATGCACGGTCACCCCTTTCCCCCGGGTGATGAAACCGATGATATCGTCATAAGGGACCGGTTTGCAGCAGCGCGCCATATGGGTAAGCAGATCAGAGACGCCCTCCACCACCACTTCGCTACGCCGCTTTGCCGCCGTAGTTTTTCTGCGGCGCTGGGGCAGCTTTTGTGGTGACGGTGACTGCTCTTCAACCTGCGCCACCCCCATACCGGCCACCTGGATGGGAGATATATCACCCCGGCCTATGGCAGCCAGCAGATCATCGCTCTTTTTCAGATTGAACCGTTTCGCCGCCTCTTCCAGGTTCGGCTTGTGAACACCAAGACGGGTTACCTCACGCTCCAGGCCAGTCCGTCCGGCATGGAGGTGGGCTTCGTAATCCTGCTCTTTAAACCAGTGTCGTATCCGGTTGCGCGCTCTGCCTGTCTTGATATAGCCGAGATGAGGGCTGATCCAGTCCCTGCTTGGCCCCCCTTCCTTGGTGGTCAATATATGGACCGTCTGCCCACTCTCCAGCGGCTGGGTCAGGGGTATGATGTGACCATTCACCTTGGCACCCCGGCATCGGTGGCCGACAGAGGTATGGATGGCGTAAGCAAAATCGATGGCGGTGGCACCTTTTGGTAACTCGACCACTCTCCCCTGAGGAGTTAGAACGTAAACTTGTTGTGCCTCAAAATCACTCTTGAGGCTATCGGCAAACTCATCACTACCACTGTCGGCGTCATCACGTAGATCGAGCCAACTGCGCATAAGGGCAATACGTCGCTCAAATTCCATATCCCCCTTACCGACGCTCTCCTTGTAACGCCAGTGGGCGGCCACACCCAGTTCAGCGTGCTCGTGCATCTTGCGGCTACGAATCTGCACCTCCAACGTCTTCTCTTCAGGACCGATTACCGCAGTATGGATGGAACGGTACATATTGGCTTTTGGTGTGGCGATATAGTCATCGAACTCACCCGGTATATGCCGCCAAAGACCGTGGATCACACCCAATGCGGCGTAACACTCAGCAACATCGTCCACCAGCACTCGCACTGCACGCAGATCAAATATCTGGTTAATCTCGACCGACTTGCGTTGCATCTTTTTCCAGATGCTGTAGATATGCTTTGGTCTACCGGATATCTCCCCATGGATACCGATGGCGGCAAACTTCTCCTGCAGTAGATTGATCACCTCAGTGATAAACACCTCTCGATCGGCACGGCGACCATCAAGATTACCTGCAATCTCTTTGTAACTCTCCGGCTCCAGATAGCGTAAACAGAGGTCCTCCATCTCCCACTTGATCTGCCAGATACCGAGACGGTTTGCCATCGGTGCATAGATCAGCTGAGTCTCTTTTGCTTCTGCCACCCTGAGAGGTCCCGGCAGATGTTTTAAAATTCGCAGCACATGGAGACGCTCCGCCAGTACAATCAGCACCACACGGATATCATCGGCAATGCTGAGCAGCATTCGCCGGATATTCTCAGTATGCTCGACTTCATCACGGTGCCGGGCTTCGCTCTGCACCTTGATGATATTACCAATTCGAGCCATATCACCAACCATGCGGGCGACATCAGAACCAAATCGCCCCTCAAGACCGACGGCATCCACCTGGTCGCTAGGCAGCACATCGTGCAGTATGGCGGCCACCAGGGTCTCCCAGTCCAGCGCCATATCCTCAAGAATCTCTGCCACCGCTAAGGCGTGGCGAAGGGTTG from Candidatus Sedimenticola sp. (ex Thyasira tokunagai) carries:
- the rlmN gene encoding 23S rRNA (adenine(2503)-C(2))-methyltransferase RlmN: MSVEEKINLLGLDRKAIEALFVELGSKPFHGRNVLKWIHKHGVTDFDAMTDLSKKLRAQLQEVAEVRVPEIVFDQPASDGTHKWVLELNCGNRIESVLIPDDGRNTLCVSSQVGCSLDCSFCSTAQQGFNRNLTVAEIIGQVWVATRELGKPLTNVVLMGMGEPLANFDAVVSAMDIMQDDLAYMLSKYRVTISTSGIVPALYQLREVSDVSLAVSLHAPNNELRDQLVSVNKKYPLEELIPACREYVKDDKRRKVTWEYVMLDGINDSIQHAKQLIRLLEGTPSKMNLIPFNPFPGTEYRCSPKERIDAFRDRLMKAGIITVTRKTRGEDIDAACGQLVGRVKDRSRRELKQIKQGGRLS
- the ndk gene encoding nucleoside-diphosphate kinase gives rise to the protein MALERTFSIVKPDAVAKNVIGEIYNRFEKAGLKIVASKMLHLTREQAGEFYAVHKERPFYGELVDFMTSGPVMVQVLEGEGAIAKNREVMGATNPQEAATGTIRADFAETVDENAVHGSDAPETAKVEIDFFFPEGVCGRTR
- a CDS encoding bifunctional (p)ppGpp synthetase/guanosine-3',5'-bis(diphosphate) 3'-pyrophosphohydrolase; its protein translation is MVSTTTHLPQGDALGVQDVRSWLKDLAASRTDEEMEMITAACGLALNVHQESREPTGESTLRHALAVAEILEDMALDWETLVAAILHDVLPSDQVDAVGLEGRFGSDVARMVGDMARIGNIIKVQSEARHRDEVEHTENIRRMLLSIADDIRVVLIVLAERLHVLRILKHLPGPLRVAEAKETQLIYAPMANRLGIWQIKWEMEDLCLRYLEPESYKEIAGNLDGRRADREVFITEVINLLQEKFAAIGIHGEISGRPKHIYSIWKKMQRKSVEINQIFDLRAVRVLVDDVAECYAALGVIHGLWRHIPGEFDDYIATPKANMYRSIHTAVIGPEEKTLEVQIRSRKMHEHAELGVAAHWRYKESVGKGDMEFERRIALMRSWLDLRDDADSGSDEFADSLKSDFEAQQVYVLTPQGRVVELPKGATAIDFAYAIHTSVGHRCRGAKVNGHIIPLTQPLESGQTVHILTTKEGGPSRDWISPHLGYIKTGRARNRIRHWFKEQDYEAHLHAGRTGLEREVTRLGVHKPNLEEAAKRFNLKKSDDLLAAIGRGDISPIQVAGMGVAQVEEQSPSPQKLPQRRRKTTAAKRRSEVVVEGVSDLLTHMARCCKPVPYDDIIGFITRGKGVTVHRRDCSMIHNLNEKDQGRLASVVWADQQEETTYPVDIQVIAGDRKGLLRDLSSVLTNEEVDVIGVNTQSNRKTDRATMRFTVEISDMKQLSRIIDKMAQFPDILDVKRRV